A region from the Brevibacterium paucivorans genome encodes:
- a CDS encoding formate--tetrahydrofolate ligase: MSIDLEIARNATVRPISSIAAKLGLNVEEIIPFGHDKAKVPATTVVADREAADSSTPSTTPAKLILVTAMSPTPAGEGKTTTSIGLADGINEVAREEGWEVPEDKTPAVLALREPSLGPVFGMKGGAAGGGYAQVLPMEDINLHFTGDFAAIALANNLACAALDNHIHQGNALGIDPRRVEIRRVVDLNDRALRDIAIGLGGYNNGMTREDHFDIVVASEVMAVFCLATSIADLKERLGNIVVARTFDKKPVTVADLEVAGSMAALLAKGLSPNLVQSIEGTPAFIHGGPFANIAHGCNSVLATTAAMNYGQYAITEAGFGADLGAEKFIDIKCRAAGIFPSAAVIVATVRALKFHGGVAKADLENENVDAMLAGLVNLDKHISNVRDVYGVTPVVAVNTFPSDTDAEHEALLDALKERGVEASLARHWAQGGKGATDLARKVIAVAEATDTSGDEPQFTYPLDATLEEKITAVAQRVYGADRVELPKKVRNKLALFAEDGYGNLPVCIAKTQYSFSTDATQLGAPTGHVLEVADVRLSAGAGFVVVVCGDIMTMPGLPKKPAANTIDVDDDGNISGLF; encoded by the coding sequence ATGAGCATTGACTTAGAGATTGCGCGTAACGCAACCGTCCGTCCTATTTCATCAATCGCAGCCAAACTGGGTCTCAACGTCGAGGAAATCATCCCTTTTGGCCATGACAAGGCAAAGGTCCCTGCAACCACTGTCGTTGCTGACCGCGAAGCTGCCGATTCATCAACTCCGTCCACCACGCCTGCCAAACTCATTCTCGTCACCGCAATGAGTCCCACACCTGCAGGAGAAGGAAAAACCACCACTTCGATTGGCCTTGCAGACGGCATCAACGAAGTAGCCCGTGAAGAAGGCTGGGAAGTTCCGGAAGACAAAACCCCGGCAGTTCTTGCGCTACGTGAACCGAGCCTGGGCCCCGTTTTTGGGATGAAAGGTGGAGCCGCAGGCGGTGGATACGCCCAGGTGCTGCCTATGGAAGACATTAATCTTCACTTCACGGGTGACTTTGCGGCTATTGCTCTGGCTAACAACTTGGCATGTGCGGCATTGGACAACCACATCCACCAGGGAAACGCACTGGGGATTGACCCTCGCCGGGTTGAGATCCGTCGCGTTGTAGACCTCAATGACCGTGCTCTTCGCGATATTGCAATCGGTCTGGGTGGCTACAACAACGGAATGACTCGCGAAGACCACTTCGACATTGTTGTGGCAAGCGAAGTCATGGCAGTGTTCTGCCTGGCCACGTCGATCGCCGACCTGAAGGAACGCTTGGGCAACATCGTCGTTGCGCGCACGTTTGACAAGAAACCGGTCACCGTCGCTGACCTTGAAGTTGCCGGTTCCATGGCAGCGCTCTTGGCTAAGGGACTGTCGCCTAACCTGGTGCAGTCGATTGAAGGGACCCCAGCGTTCATCCACGGTGGTCCATTCGCAAACATCGCCCACGGGTGCAACTCGGTTCTCGCGACAACAGCTGCGATGAACTACGGCCAGTATGCGATCACCGAGGCTGGATTCGGCGCTGACTTGGGTGCCGAGAAATTCATCGACATCAAGTGCCGGGCTGCGGGAATCTTCCCTTCAGCTGCCGTGATTGTGGCTACCGTGCGCGCTCTGAAGTTCCACGGCGGAGTCGCTAAAGCTGATCTGGAGAATGAGAACGTCGACGCAATGCTTGCCGGTTTGGTGAACCTGGATAAGCACATTTCAAATGTGCGCGACGTTTACGGGGTTACCCCGGTCGTTGCCGTCAACACGTTCCCGTCTGACACCGATGCCGAGCACGAAGCCCTGCTTGACGCACTCAAAGAACGTGGAGTGGAAGCATCGCTTGCACGCCACTGGGCGCAGGGTGGAAAGGGAGCAACCGACCTTGCACGCAAGGTGATCGCGGTTGCGGAAGCGACGGACACCTCGGGCGACGAACCACAATTCACCTACCCACTTGACGCCACGCTGGAAGAAAAGATCACGGCCGTTGCACAGCGCGTCTACGGCGCTGACCGGGTAGAACTTCCTAAGAAGGTGCGCAACAAGTTGGCATTGTTCGCCGAGGACGGTTACGGCAACCTGCCGGTGTGCATCGCCAAGACCCAGTATTCGTTCTCGACTGACGCAACCCAGCTGGGTGCCCCAACCGGACACGTGCTCGAGGTGGCCGACGTGCGTTTGTCTGCAGGTGCGGGCTTCGTCGTGGTGGTCTGTGGCGACATCATGACCATGCCGGGGCTTCCAAAGAAACCTGCCGCCAACACGATTGATGTTGACGACGACGGCAACATCAGCGGTTTGTTCTAA
- a CDS encoding methionine ABC transporter permease yields the protein MWLNNPVIANELWPAFCETLFMTLLSALFSVVLGLPLGILLWRTAKNSLSPNPVLYRILSTIVDIGRSIPFIILMIALIPFTRFMVGTALGWYATVVPLTVGAIPFYARLVEAALREVSTGKIEAVTMMGASRGQIIRQVMIPEALPGLVSAATVTTVTLVGYTAMAGAAGGGGVGALAISYGYQRYQGDTMLVCIIVLVALVGVLQFVGDRIAHAVDHR from the coding sequence ATGTGGCTTAACAACCCCGTCATCGCGAATGAACTGTGGCCCGCATTCTGCGAAACCCTGTTCATGACGTTGCTGTCAGCCTTGTTCTCCGTTGTCTTGGGACTGCCATTGGGAATCCTGCTGTGGCGCACAGCCAAGAACTCCCTGTCCCCCAACCCGGTTCTGTACCGGATCCTGTCAACGATCGTCGACATCGGGCGTTCGATCCCGTTCATCATTTTGATGATCGCGCTCATCCCGTTCACGCGCTTTATGGTGGGAACCGCACTGGGATGGTACGCAACGGTCGTGCCACTGACGGTAGGTGCGATCCCGTTCTACGCCCGCCTAGTTGAAGCGGCCTTGCGCGAAGTCTCCACCGGCAAGATCGAAGCCGTGACCATGATGGGAGCCAGCCGCGGGCAAATCATTCGCCAAGTCATGATTCCCGAGGCGCTGCCCGGCCTGGTTTCGGCAGCCACCGTGACCACCGTGACCCTGGTTGGATACACCGCCATGGCAGGCGCGGCCGGCGGCGGAGGTGTTGGCGCCCTCGCCATTTCCTACGGCTACCAGCGCTACCAGGGAGACACGATGCTGGTGTGCATCATCGTGCTCGTGGCACTCGTTGGCGTGTTGCAGTTCGTAGGCGACCGGATCGCACACGCCGTGGACCACAGGTAA
- a CDS encoding DUF805 domain-containing protein, whose protein sequence is MSQYNYGYPQATPYPQPQAQPYVNVPQGFGYPGPDGTVPLNQPWYGIGFMEANKRFFKKYVRFNGFASRGEYWWSYLGIMLISLIPGTIFVIGYVMVFAGIIGAAASASYNGSGTGGGVAAGFGMILLFVGGGLTSLISLAIMLPSLGATIRRLHDAGYSGWWYLLAFVPFGSIVVLVFLFMPTNPEKWQADWFDTSEG, encoded by the coding sequence ATGTCACAGTACAACTATGGGTACCCACAAGCGACACCGTACCCACAGCCTCAGGCACAGCCATATGTGAACGTGCCACAGGGGTTCGGCTACCCCGGCCCCGACGGAACTGTTCCGCTTAACCAGCCGTGGTACGGAATCGGTTTCATGGAAGCAAACAAACGCTTCTTCAAGAAATACGTACGCTTCAACGGCTTCGCCTCACGTGGCGAATACTGGTGGTCATACTTGGGCATAATGCTGATCTCGCTGATTCCCGGAACCATCTTCGTGATTGGCTACGTCATGGTTTTCGCCGGCATCATTGGTGCTGCAGCGTCAGCATCATATAACGGAAGTGGCACCGGAGGAGGCGTGGCCGCCGGGTTTGGAATGATTCTCCTGTTTGTGGGCGGTGGACTTACGTCGCTCATAAGCCTTGCAATAATGCTCCCCTCACTGGGAGCCACCATTCGGCGGCTGCATGATGCCGGCTATTCCGGATGGTGGTACCTGCTAGCTTTTGTGCCGTTCGGAAGCATTGTCGTGCTGGTGTTTCTTTTCATGCCCACTAACCCAGAGAAGTGGCAGGCAGACTGGTTCGACACCTCGGAGGGCTAA
- a CDS encoding acyltransferase family protein — translation MTTSRPSSAQRFRPEIQFLRALAVVAVVVYHINPAWLPGGFVGVDVFFVISGFLITAGILNRIETTGQFSLMQFWANRARRILPAATVTIVVVSVLSLWLLPLTRLKDVATQGIASALYIQNFALARQSVDYMAADAKPTPFQHFWSLSLEEQFYVVWPLLVVAAGLIAGQVLRRYPTGFYQHRRRFRGITVVFFSVFVAISFLASVVHLASGDPAAYFVTWTRLWELGAGGLLACVLIEWTSHPWLRLALQWCGLAAIVSSAVMYSAATPFPGVAALLPIAGTVAVIAAGTTSGVGSPDCVMRLAPIQRVGDWSYSLYLWHFPVVVFAGARIDGGITALGGLLVFAVSLALACASYYLVERPILSWTWLKTRNAHTVVGAVAVAAVGAVVAVVPGWVSAHELRQQNLRDDVLAAPTVDLPTKLAPGYGSLREYDYDVFFGEDTTIEPAPISARESEPKFPECSFEVPVPVSEKRTRDCVIAGSDGGRTIAVVGDSHAAQWVPALRKVIEGTDWRVVVYLRQKCPFTVGAFNAERSGGLQCQDANRDVVERLKKDRPEVVLTSGLVRGDAVAQDGEKVPGTKGFADVFRELSGEGTKVLAFVDTPNPPGDMPECVSENLDDPSACDFKRSDAKLDQGTNAAMREAAREVSDVELVETADAFCVKGVCPAVAGSRLVYRDTNHVSPAYAETLESWLEPIFAEMTEAQT, via the coding sequence ATGACGACTTCGAGGCCAAGCTCTGCACAACGCTTTAGGCCAGAGATTCAGTTTTTGCGAGCACTAGCCGTGGTCGCTGTCGTCGTTTATCACATCAACCCCGCTTGGTTGCCCGGTGGTTTTGTGGGTGTGGATGTGTTCTTCGTGATCTCCGGATTCCTCATTACGGCCGGAATCCTCAACCGCATCGAAACCACAGGACAGTTTTCGCTCATGCAGTTTTGGGCAAACCGCGCTCGCCGGATCTTGCCAGCAGCCACGGTGACCATTGTGGTGGTGTCGGTGCTGTCGTTGTGGCTGTTGCCTTTGACTCGGTTGAAAGATGTGGCCACGCAGGGGATCGCTTCAGCGCTTTACATCCAGAACTTCGCCCTTGCACGCCAGTCCGTGGACTACATGGCAGCTGATGCAAAGCCCACTCCGTTCCAACACTTCTGGTCGCTGTCCTTAGAAGAACAGTTCTATGTGGTGTGGCCTCTACTGGTGGTGGCGGCCGGTTTGATCGCCGGGCAGGTTTTGCGTCGGTATCCAACCGGGTTTTATCAGCATCGCAGGCGCTTCAGAGGCATCACGGTGGTGTTCTTCTCTGTGTTTGTCGCGATCAGTTTCCTTGCCAGCGTGGTGCATCTGGCAAGCGGTGACCCGGCCGCGTATTTCGTGACATGGACGCGCCTGTGGGAGTTGGGGGCCGGTGGGCTGTTGGCGTGTGTGCTCATCGAATGGACGTCACACCCGTGGTTGCGGCTGGCCCTTCAGTGGTGTGGACTCGCGGCCATCGTGAGCAGTGCGGTCATGTATTCGGCGGCTACTCCGTTCCCCGGTGTCGCCGCGTTGCTGCCCATCGCTGGGACGGTGGCGGTCATCGCAGCGGGGACCACCTCGGGCGTGGGTTCCCCAGACTGCGTCATGCGCTTGGCACCCATCCAGCGGGTGGGGGACTGGTCGTACTCCTTGTATTTGTGGCACTTCCCGGTAGTGGTGTTCGCGGGAGCCCGCATCGACGGAGGCATCACCGCGCTGGGCGGACTGCTGGTTTTTGCGGTGAGCCTGGCACTGGCGTGCGCCAGCTACTACCTGGTGGAAAGGCCAATCTTGTCGTGGACGTGGCTTAAGACCCGCAACGCGCACACGGTTGTGGGTGCGGTGGCTGTGGCGGCAGTTGGTGCCGTGGTCGCTGTGGTCCCGGGGTGGGTGAGCGCGCACGAGCTCAGGCAGCAGAACCTGCGCGACGATGTGCTGGCTGCTCCTACTGTTGATCTGCCTACTAAGTTGGCGCCTGGGTACGGGTCATTGCGCGAGTACGACTACGACGTGTTCTTTGGCGAAGACACCACCATTGAACCTGCTCCTATTAGCGCGCGTGAGAGCGAGCCCAAATTTCCAGAGTGCTCCTTTGAGGTGCCCGTTCCGGTGTCTGAAAAGCGCACGCGAGATTGTGTGATTGCGGGTTCGGACGGCGGGCGGACAATTGCTGTCGTGGGTGATTCGCACGCGGCGCAGTGGGTGCCGGCCTTGCGAAAGGTCATCGAGGGTACCGATTGGCGGGTAGTGGTGTACTTGCGACAGAAGTGCCCGTTCACGGTGGGTGCGTTCAACGCTGAGCGGTCCGGGGGCTTGCAGTGTCAAGACGCGAACCGTGACGTTGTGGAGAGGTTGAAGAAGGATCGGCCCGAGGTCGTTCTCACCTCGGGCCTGGTCCGAGGTGACGCTGTGGCTCAGGATGGTGAGAAGGTGCCGGGGACTAAAGGGTTTGCGGACGTATTCCGGGAGCTGAGTGGTGAAGGCACCAAGGTATTGGCTTTTGTTGATACACCCAACCCGCCGGGGGACATGCCTGAGTGCGTGAGTGAGAACTTGGACGATCCGTCAGCGTGTGACTTTAAGCGAAGTGACGCGAAACTGGACCAGGGCACGAACGCCGCCATGCGCGAAGCAGCGCGTGAAGTGTCCGATGTGGAGCTCGTGGAGACGGCAGACGCGTTTTGCGTCAAGGGTGTGTGCCCCGCAGTTGCTGGCTCACGGCTTGTGTACCGCGACACTAACCACGTGTCGCCGGCATACGCAGAGACTCTAGAGTCGTGGTTAGAGCCAATTTTTGCCGAAATGACGGAGGCTCAGACGTAA
- a CDS encoding DUF805 domain-containing protein, producing MSNYPQYPNTPGSGNGPQSGGNSPYASGAPNQSHNYGSQPYGSQPAGAAQPSHGSQPVGSPGQQPYGSQPTGGAGQQPAYGNSYANQGMGGGMPAGFGQPGPDGTVPLDQPHYGASMKEATVRFFKKYVRFNGFASRSEFWWPVISLMVINAILWIPYMIGFFMATAGSAAAASSYSSTGASGGSGAAAIGSILMIIFGGILFLWSLAIALPSIGVTIRRLHDAGYSGWWILLSLAPFGSLVVLIFCALESKPEKWQPEWYDQGA from the coding sequence GTGAGTAATTACCCTCAATACCCAAACACGCCCGGATCCGGCAACGGCCCCCAGTCTGGTGGTAATAGCCCCTACGCATCCGGAGCGCCCAACCAATCACACAACTACGGTTCTCAGCCATACGGCTCCCAGCCAGCAGGTGCTGCTCAGCCATCACATGGCTCCCAGCCGGTAGGCAGCCCCGGTCAGCAGCCCTATGGTTCCCAGCCAACGGGTGGCGCCGGTCAGCAGCCTGCTTACGGAAACTCTTATGCAAACCAGGGCATGGGCGGAGGAATGCCTGCAGGATTCGGACAGCCCGGACCCGACGGAACCGTTCCTCTGGACCAGCCCCACTACGGCGCGTCGATGAAGGAAGCGACAGTCCGCTTCTTTAAGAAATACGTCCGCTTCAACGGATTTGCCTCACGTAGCGAATTCTGGTGGCCAGTGATCTCCCTCATGGTCATTAACGCCATCCTCTGGATCCCCTACATGATCGGCTTTTTCATGGCGACAGCTGGCTCCGCCGCAGCCGCTTCATCGTACTCTTCAACGGGTGCATCTGGTGGCAGTGGTGCTGCTGCCATCGGCAGTATCCTTATGATCATTTTTGGTGGAATCCTCTTTCTGTGGAGTCTTGCCATTGCCCTGCCTTCCATCGGGGTTACTATCCGTCGCCTCCACGACGCTGGTTACAGCGGATGGTGGATCCTCCTGTCCTTGGCACCTTTTGGAAGCCTCGTCGTACTTATTTTCTGCGCGCTTGAAAGCAAGCCTGAAAAGTGGCAACCCGAATGGTATGACCAAGGCGCATAA
- a CDS encoding GtrA family protein: MPADSQKWRSLCVEVMRFLMVGGAGYIVDVGLSNLLVYGFLGIPATMPGSPVKAKIISTVASVIVAWLGNKLWTYGDRTTGSNVRGFLLFVVVNAIGMVITVLPLGVTWYLLNLRDPISYNISTNIVGIALAMAFRFYAYRTWVFKEADAPRTEKIEEK, translated from the coding sequence ATGCCCGCTGACTCTCAAAAATGGCGTTCCTTATGTGTGGAAGTCATGCGCTTCCTCATGGTTGGTGGAGCCGGATACATCGTGGATGTGGGCCTATCCAACCTGCTAGTGTACGGTTTTTTGGGCATCCCCGCCACTATGCCGGGAAGCCCGGTAAAAGCAAAAATCATTTCAACGGTTGCCTCGGTCATCGTCGCTTGGCTAGGAAACAAACTATGGACGTATGGTGACCGTACTACTGGGTCTAACGTACGCGGGTTCCTTCTCTTTGTGGTTGTGAATGCCATTGGCATGGTTATCACGGTGCTTCCGCTGGGCGTGACGTGGTATCTGCTCAACTTACGTGACCCGATCTCGTACAACATTTCCACCAACATCGTGGGAATCGCTCTTGCTATGGCGTTTAGGTTCTATGCGTACAGAACATGGGTTTTCAAAGAGGCGGATGCTCCCCGTACAGAAAAAATCGAGGAAAAGTGA
- a CDS encoding NUDIX hydrolase yields MKNITVSALVIQHPSKPALLMVRKKGTTSFMLPGGKPEPDETAQDTVVREIREELGLRLDESQLFFLGTFTAPAANEARHTVTGHVFVCETVPADLNIDAPQCLQEIEDIDWFSYVDLPPDTAGRQFAPLTRTQVIPALVKHWSLGRKEQG; encoded by the coding sequence ATGAAAAACATCACCGTTTCAGCCCTGGTCATTCAGCACCCCAGCAAACCTGCGCTCCTCATGGTTCGCAAGAAGGGGACCACGTCGTTTATGTTGCCGGGAGGAAAACCCGAGCCAGACGAGACAGCTCAGGACACGGTGGTGCGTGAAATTCGCGAAGAACTGGGGCTGCGCCTGGATGAAAGCCAGCTATTTTTCTTAGGGACCTTCACAGCCCCCGCGGCCAACGAAGCCCGGCACACAGTGACCGGACACGTCTTTGTGTGCGAAACGGTTCCGGCTGATCTCAATATTGACGCGCCACAGTGTTTACAGGAGATCGAAGACATTGATTGGTTTAGCTACGTGGATCTTCCGCCAGACACGGCAGGCCGGCAGTTCGCACCGCTGACGCGCACGCAAGTCATTCCGGCTCTTGTGAAGCACTGGAGCCTAGGGCGCAAAGAACAGGGCTAA
- a CDS encoding glycosyltransferase family 2 protein — protein MTVDLSTYKIAAIVPCHNEEVTVRKVVTDLKAAVPSMDVYVYNNNSSDGTVEEAIAAGAIVRHEERPGKGNVVRRAFADVEADIYVMVDGDDTYEASHVPDMIEMLVNGPYDHILGVRRDTNPESSYRAGHEFGNRMFNVITSKLFGTHVSDMLSGYRVFSRRFVKSFPAVSKRFEIETELTIHMMSLRLPCAEYSIDFRDRPEGSESKLSTVSDGFKILGTIAQMMRHERPNLFYGSLALLMVIASLVCGVPIIVEFMNTGLVPRFPTALLAVALMIIAAIFATVGIIGDALRRVRRETARLHYLELLPPSKTVGLSESSS, from the coding sequence ATGACAGTGGATCTGTCTACTTACAAAATTGCTGCCATTGTGCCTTGCCATAACGAAGAAGTGACTGTCCGCAAAGTAGTCACTGACCTTAAAGCAGCCGTTCCGTCAATGGACGTGTACGTGTACAACAACAACTCTTCTGACGGGACTGTTGAGGAAGCCATCGCGGCAGGAGCAATCGTCCGGCATGAAGAACGCCCCGGAAAAGGAAACGTTGTTCGGCGGGCATTCGCTGATGTCGAAGCCGACATCTACGTCATGGTAGACGGCGACGATACGTACGAAGCCTCTCATGTCCCAGACATGATTGAAATGCTGGTAAACGGTCCGTATGACCACATTCTGGGTGTTCGGCGCGACACGAACCCCGAGTCCTCCTACCGCGCAGGGCACGAGTTTGGCAACCGCATGTTCAACGTCATCACGAGTAAGCTTTTTGGCACCCACGTCAGCGACATGCTTTCCGGCTACCGCGTCTTTTCACGCCGTTTCGTCAAATCATTCCCGGCAGTGAGCAAACGATTCGAAATCGAGACTGAACTGACCATCCACATGATGTCGCTCCGTCTTCCTTGCGCTGAATACAGCATCGACTTCCGTGACCGTCCTGAAGGAAGCGAGTCGAAGCTTTCCACCGTATCGGATGGCTTTAAGATCCTTGGGACGATTGCGCAAATGATGCGACACGAACGTCCTAACTTGTTCTATGGTTCACTTGCCCTTCTCATGGTGATTGCGTCGCTTGTATGTGGTGTACCCATCATCGTTGAGTTCATGAACACTGGATTGGTGCCGCGTTTTCCCACAGCGCTTTTGGCAGTGGCACTTATGATTATCGCCGCCATCTTTGCAACCGTCGGCATTATTGGCGATGCGTTGCGGCGTGTGCGACGTGAAACGGCACGCCTACATTATCTGGAACTACTTCCGCCCAGTAAAACAGTGGGCCTGAGCGAGTCTTCATCCTAA
- a CDS encoding methionine ABC transporter ATP-binding protein, with amino-acid sequence MKDAKPHKEYHVIELRDLRKEFAGTPALDGINLTIPDGQIHGIVGRSGAGKSTLIRCITGLETPTSGTVTIDGTAITGQSASGLRRARRSIGMVFQHANLLDSLTAQGNVEHPLKVAGVPAAKRKARAQELLELVGLADRANNHPAQLSGGQRQRVGIARALATEPSLLLCDEPTSALDSQTTSQILQLLRSLRDRLGITVLIITHEMSVVREICDAVTHLVDGRIAHTGTLESVLSDPASPLAKSLIPLPEGTDITGTLEVALPATSVTGAEAGAGTVSGVFEAASQAGVPISAVQAGTVEVIADRQVGRLRVSTQRPEDLPRLSQALQKAGYTVGGTTSADNAHNNGKEAGDVA; translated from the coding sequence ATGAAAGACGCTAAACCACACAAGGAGTACCACGTGATCGAACTGCGCGATCTTCGCAAAGAATTTGCTGGCACTCCGGCACTGGATGGAATTAACCTCACCATCCCCGACGGTCAGATCCACGGAATCGTGGGACGTTCGGGTGCCGGAAAGTCCACGCTCATTCGATGCATCACCGGGCTAGAAACGCCCACCAGCGGCACCGTCACCATCGACGGCACCGCCATCACCGGGCAATCAGCCTCGGGTCTCAGGCGTGCCCGCCGGTCGATCGGCATGGTGTTCCAGCACGCGAATCTGCTGGACTCCTTGACTGCACAAGGCAATGTGGAGCACCCGCTCAAGGTGGCAGGCGTTCCGGCCGCCAAGCGGAAGGCACGGGCACAAGAACTCCTCGAGCTCGTGGGCCTAGCCGACCGGGCCAACAATCACCCCGCACAGCTGTCCGGCGGTCAACGTCAGCGTGTGGGTATCGCCCGCGCCCTTGCCACGGAACCCTCGCTCTTGCTGTGTGACGAGCCCACCTCGGCGCTGGACTCACAGACCACCAGCCAGATTCTGCAGCTTCTGCGTTCCTTGCGTGACCGCCTGGGCATCACTGTGCTCATCATCACCCACGAAATGTCGGTCGTGCGCGAAATCTGTGACGCGGTTACCCACCTTGTCGACGGAAGGATCGCCCACACCGGAACGCTCGAAAGTGTTCTGAGCGACCCCGCCTCACCACTTGCGAAAAGCCTCATTCCTCTTCCAGAAGGCACCGACATCACGGGAACCTTGGAAGTTGCCCTGCCTGCCACCTCGGTCACTGGCGCCGAGGCGGGAGCCGGCACAGTCTCGGGTGTCTTCGAAGCTGCCTCGCAGGCTGGGGTGCCGATCTCGGCCGTCCAAGCTGGCACCGTCGAAGTCATCGCTGATCGTCAAGTAGGCCGCTTGCGCGTTTCCACCCAACGACCCGAAGATCTGCCCCGCCTTTCCCAGGCACTCCAGAAGGCCGGGTACACGGTAGGTGGAACGACCTCGGCAGACAACGCCCACAACAACGGAAAGGAGGCCGGCGATGTGGCTTAA
- a CDS encoding MetQ/NlpA family ABC transporter substrate-binding protein, translated as MKLRIAAAVAAASLLLTGCGLAGGGSQEVGKKNGDVTTLTVGVSPVPHGDILKYVDENLAKDAGLDIEIKEYTDYTLPNRALVDGDLDANYFQHKPYLESEAEGQGYKLHAFEGVHIEPIALFSKKVKSVDELPDGGTIGINNDPANQGRALDMLAKEGVITLADGKDATTATIHDIKDNPKNLNFKEADAAQLARTLDDTDASIINGNNALESGLSPTKDSILVESAENNPYANFLAVRDGDQDNESIKKLDELLHSPEVKKYIEDTWTDGAVLPAF; from the coding sequence ATGAAACTCCGCATTGCCGCAGCTGTTGCAGCTGCCAGCCTTCTGCTCACCGGTTGTGGTCTTGCAGGTGGCGGCTCCCAGGAAGTGGGTAAGAAGAACGGCGACGTCACCACGCTTACTGTGGGTGTTTCACCGGTTCCGCACGGTGACATCCTCAAGTACGTCGATGAAAACCTAGCAAAGGACGCCGGCCTTGACATCGAGATCAAGGAGTACACCGACTACACGCTACCTAACCGCGCGCTCGTTGACGGTGACCTGGACGCCAACTACTTCCAGCACAAGCCATACCTTGAGTCCGAAGCCGAAGGTCAGGGGTACAAACTCCACGCTTTCGAAGGTGTTCACATTGAACCGATCGCCCTGTTCTCCAAGAAGGTGAAGTCGGTTGACGAACTGCCTGACGGCGGAACAATCGGCATCAACAACGACCCAGCCAACCAGGGTCGCGCGCTGGACATGCTGGCCAAGGAAGGTGTCATCACCCTGGCTGACGGCAAGGACGCAACCACTGCGACCATCCACGACATCAAGGACAACCCCAAGAACCTGAACTTCAAGGAAGCCGACGCAGCCCAGCTGGCACGCACCTTGGACGACACGGACGCGTCGATCATTAACGGAAACAACGCGCTTGAGTCTGGCCTGTCCCCCACTAAGGACTCGATCCTGGTGGAATCCGCCGAGAACAACCCGTACGCCAACTTCCTGGCCGTGCGTGACGGCGACCAGGACAACGAGTCGATCAAGAAGCTCGACGAACTTCTGCACTCGCCTGAGGTCAAGAAGTACATCGAAGACACCTGGACCGACGGCGCTGTTCTTCCAGCGTTCTAA